A stretch of Plasmodium chabaudi chabaudi strain AS genome assembly, chromosome: 14 DNA encodes these proteins:
- a CDS encoding RED-like protein, putative: MSGELTNSDFRVIFDNYEKEKKEKEKIVLQKEEKKLKRKQKYLLKKKKGDEKEEQKYRDRAEERRKGIIKDIEDASVLYNNENNTIDESKFMGGDVEHTHLVKGLDFLLLNKVRNKLIDKINSEKEKSKGNKSVEKYNNIKTFNHEESKLIFKHFFLYEHPHNIHFKKKIEDLHNNIMNNMKFKHFNKNIHSINYKFNISSEIEQNDIPIKYIYDIDDIKICHTYYLKDTILNELDICFKWHMENRKKKKSKRLPKRPLTTVFFNNKQIKYEDEDDIDIFKNDDTEIKKDEVISENNDDDDSDSEISDIDNGNNMVTTNASQNNKNNANFEDNTNFFMPPNIIKKMNNNATNKNNTSLTGNIFSDTYDECYPRY, translated from the coding sequence ATGTCTGGCGAACTCACAAATAGCGATTTCCGTGTCATTTTTGACAACTATGAGAAggaaaagaaagaaaaggaaaaaatagtGTTACAAAAAGAGgaaaagaaattaaaaagaaaacagaaatatttattaaaaaaaaaaaaaggagaTGAAAAGGAAGAGCAGAAATATAGAGACAGAGCTGAGGAAAGAAGAAAgggaataataaaagatatCGAAGATGCTagtgtattatataataatgagaATAATACAATTGATGAATCTAAATTTATGGGTGGTGATGTTGAACATACACATTTGGTTAAAGGtcttgattttttattattaaataaagtaaggaataaattaattgataaaataaattcagaaaaagaaaaatccaaaggaaataaatctgttgaaaaatataataatataaaaacatttaatCATGAAGAATCAAAGCTAATATTcaagcatttttttttatatgagcATCCACATAAcatacattttaaaaaaaaaatcgaagatttacataataatattatgaataatatgaaatttaaacattttaataaaaatatccaTTCAATTaactataaatttaatataagtTCAGAGATAGAACAAAATGACATacctataaaatatatatatgatatagatgatataaaaatatgtcacACCTATTATTTAAAGGACACAATTTTAAACGAGCTtgatatttgttttaaatgGCATATGgaaaatcgaaaaaaaaagaaaagcaAAAGATTACCCAAAAGACCATTAACAacagttttttttaataataaacaaattaaatatgaagATGAAGACGatattgatatttttaagaaCGATGATAcggaaattaaaaaagatgaagTAATATCTGAAAATAACGATGATGACGATTCAGATTCGGAAATTAGTGATATTGATAATGGTAACAATATGGTGACAACTAATGCAtctcaaaataataaaaataatgcaaattttgaagataatacaaatttttttatgccccctaatataattaaaaaaatgaataacaATGCTACTAACAAAAATAACACCAGTTTAACgggtaatattttttcagatACATACGACGAATGCTATCCTCGATATTAG
- a CDS encoding U1 small nuclear ribonucleoprotein A, putative has translation MSSNDSLNETCSNDNDKENAPNSDDNNLNDQNEDKDNTNNENSTDITNSEQNNNNGKLNNTGNSKWGYDIPPPPDSSPYPSENNNKMMNNAKGIYNPYPQNMNIPMNMFPNADGTTNNLPLGMYQNAHNMLYNPMNYMNSKAYLKLMKYNKVITADPNIPPNETLYVKNLNDKIKCEDMKKSLKNIFNQYGLIEDIIVMKSFWRKGQAWIVYDTIESSTKALNALQGFVLFGKIMQINYSHNKSDVHTKRNGTFVERSKEPKKPKQIIERERKQKEIFEKMQQNYFEMQMNQIKAMHNDALDKNKNFDLSQMDKEALIARAQQKANEEKKRKKGEDPLQNNLNYNIPNIHHPQFYAMNAFAQIQANPVIPYRILFVENVDENVNTEAFNDIFKAFSGFVEARIIPQRNVAFVDYTDESSATSAMKALQDYELQGSKLKISYAKR, from the exons atgagTAGCAACGATTCATTAAATGAAACATGTTCCAATGATAATGATAAGGAAAATGCTCCGAATTCGGATGATAATAACTTAAATGATCAAAATGAAGACAAagataatacaaataatgaaaattcgACAGATATAACTAACTcagaacaaaataataataatggcaAATTGAATAATACTGGAAACAGTAAGTGGGGTTATGATATACCCCCTCCTCCAGATTCAAGCCCATACCCtagtgaaaataataacaaaatgatGAACAATGCAAaaggtatatataatcCGTACCctcaaaatatgaatatccCAATGAATATGTTTCCAAATGCAGATGGCACGACAAATAATTTGCCATTAGGAATGTATCAAAATGCCCataatatgttatataatcctatgaattatatgaatagtaaagcttatttaaaacttatgaaatataacaaaGTAATAACAGCAGATCCTAACATCCCACCCAATGAAAcattatatgtaaaaaatttaaatgataaaataaaatgtgaagatatgaaaaaaagtttaaaaaatatttttaatcaaTATGGACTAATTGAAGATATAATTGTTATGAAATCTTTTTGGAGAAAGGGTCAAGCTTGGATTGTATATGATACTATCGAAAGTTCAACTAAAGCTTTAAATGCATTACAAggttttgttttattcggaaaaattatgcaaataaattattcacATAATAAAAGTGATGTCCATACAAAAAGAAATGGCACTTTTGTAGAAAGATCAAAAGAACCCAAAAAACCTAAGCAAATTATTGAAAGAgaaagaaaacaaaaagaaatttttgaaaaaatgcaacaaaattattttgaaatgCAAATGAATCAAATTAAAGCTATGCATAATGATGCGTTggacaaaaataaaaatttcgaTCTAAGTCAAATGGATAAAGAAGCATTAATAGCCCGAGCTCAGCAAAAAGCAaacgaagaaaaaaaacgcAAAAAAGGTGAAGATCCATTACAAAACAATCTTAATTACAATATTCCTAATATTCATCACCCCCAATTTTATGCTATGAATGCCTTTGCTCAAATTCAAGCCAATCCTGTAATTCCATAtagaatattatttgttgaaaatgttgatgaaaatgttaataCTGAAGcttttaatgatatattcAAAGCCTTTTCAGGATTTGTTGAAGCCAGAATTATTCCACAGAGAAATGTTGCATTTGTTGATTACACAGACGAATCTTCTGCAACATCCGCAATGAAAG CCTTGCAAGATTACGAATTACAAGGAtccaaattaaaaatatcatacGCAAAAcgataa
- a CDS encoding exosome complex component RRP40, putative, translating into MEDGIVLSGDYIKLSNDKIKKVNKSNFERIYDKEYEDLYRSKCSGIMLKTPYYPYKYDIMNTSHKYIPKIGDLVIGIVKSKKLDYYQMDINSNCECIIHKIESFKYASKSSFPNLLNGTLLYMIIEKINLDNNMVVASCINSADVKSWINYENYLGELVDGFLFSVNISYAKSLIGDKCYILDLIGKDIAYEIAIGHNGWVWIKTNDPQETNMIRSALKHCYGKTNIQMAVLWKSIYNLYKRGNVKK; encoded by the exons ATGGAGGATGGAATTGTGCTGAGTGGAGATTATATAAAGCTGAGTAATGATAAgattaaaaaagtaaacaAAAGTAATTTTGAACGGATTTATGATAAAGAATATGAAGATTTATATAGAAGTAAATGCTCAGGTATTATGTTAAAAACACCTTACTATCCATACAAATATGATATTATGAATACTAgccataaatatataccaaAGATTGGTGATTTAGTTATAGGGATAGTAAAATCCAAAAAACTAGACTATTATCAAATGGATATAAATAGTAATTGTGAATgtattatacataaaattgaaagttttaaatatgCTTCGAAAAGTAGTTTcccaaatttattaaatggtacattattatatatgattatagagaaaataaatttagatAACAATATGGTCGTAGCTAGTTGTATAAACTCAGCAGATGTAAAATCATGGATAAACTATGAAAACTATTTGGGAGAATTAGTTGATgggtttttattttctgttaatatatcataCGCAAAAAGTTTAATAGGAGATAAATGCTATATTTTAGATTTAATCGGGAAGGATATAGCTTATGAAATAGCTATAGGACACAACGGATG gGTTTggataaaaacaaatgacCCACAGGAAACAAACATGATACGCAGCGCATTAAAACATTGTTAtggaaaaacaaatatacaG atGGCCGTATTGTGGAAGTcgatttataatttatacaaaagAGGAAacgtaaaaaaataa
- a CDS encoding U3 small nucleolar RNA-associated protein 6, putative yields the protein MISRVCNVLENMVYEFTDLRRKELFSESEIKSILNKRRHHEYTINSSMPMLINYILYLEFEMSLENLRVKRLEKKKEDLLNEIAEYTKLIKTCYTDINDFKKEILNTKCPKEIKILTKKINSNENHIKQYKNNIAKVEKKIEVLLQHSVSDNSLVKRIIQIFQKCLKKNYNNIQIWLLYFNFCFLKNKKDELEKAILTSLKYHMNNELIWMHYLYYFYNIRKNILYTRKLYIRAMLFVPNSLYLNALYFIIEFDIFFKLLTNFKYQNDNSNNVFNKNGNDKFDDFCKNQKKNLTDELDENSQMKKPENDILKMNIDEKDEKILLAEKEQKVEEFKYIKDEDKYGLDVLIFLGKRYIHIFEKNKSNLHIFIILLLNIFFKMEKNEWVKNYVLQYDDFKNLILNSIENNKFDQPCFYYYLFINKCTQIFNIDVLEDNDFLLMKKSFYVHDDKDLLIKIENVKKYFNHSLINQLLIELFNSFDNELMIYLFCLLLENIFQSFSEYDDISDVFKIDNINDKTTVPNKNDSSSDIILESSNNSVIHNSNPINLQNENKKDILVHMKEPTLPNHENLEIFKFLKDEIFLCDSNHKFYKINMEYIKEKDKDTFNFLQKLNFIPSVCLFENRSLSITPNNHIYNFEQNNKNADIMSSLLYFFLFDMRSFRENQTNQNSQNSPIYTPQDSVSKKRKTTNKYGTLGSLKNKKAKKNSHTLKLKCDKNAIFESDSDNMSDNSDDSDRSSSAYHDDEYHEEQENINIDKIDINKKETNDTKKDIFIINELLSLLSREIDIFVKMTIIKTVLKLIIFLNNDEIAKCLHNKITREYHNIKSSTNTMVKKGMASLVQVYDKVYKNFPPKKK from the coding sequence ATGATAAGCAGGGTATGCAATGTTCTTGAAAATATGGTATATGAATTTACCGACCTGAGGAGAAAGGAATTATTTAGTGAAagtgaaataaaatcaatATTGAATAAAAGAAGGCATCATGAATACACAATTAATAGCTCAATGCCtatgttaataaattatattttgtatttagaATTTGAAATGAGCTTAGAAAATTTAAGAGTAAAAagattagaaaaaaaaaaagaagatcttttaaatgaaattgcagaatatacaaaattaataaaaacgtGTTACACAGATATAAACGATTTTAAGAAAGAAATTCTAAATACAAAATGCCctaaagaaattaaaatactaacgaaaaaaataaactcaAATGAAAACCATAttaaacaatataaaaataatatagcaaaagtagaaaaaaaaattgaagtGTTGCTACAACATAGTGTATCCGATAATTCATTAgtaaaaagaataatacaaatattccaaaaatgtctaaaaaaaaattataataatatccaAATAtggttattatattttaatttttgctttttaaaaaataaaaaagatgaatTAGAAAAAGCTATATTAACAAGCTTGAAATATCATATGAATAATGAACTAATATGGATGcattatctttattatttttataatataaggaaaaatatattatatacacgaaagttatatataaggGCTATGTTATTTGTTCCAAATAgcttatatttaaatgctttatattttattatcgaATTTGACATATTCTTTAAATTGCTAACAAATTTTAAGTACCAAAATGATAACTCAAACAACGTCTTCAACAAAAATGGCAATGATAAGTTTGATGATTTTTgcaaaaatcaaaaaaagaacCTAACAGATGAATTGGATGAAAATAGCCAAATGAAAAAACCTGAGAATGATATactaaaaatgaatatcgatgaaaaagatgaaaaaattttacTTGCTGAAAAGGAACAAAAGGTAGAAGAATTTAAATACATCAAAGACGAAGATAAATATGGATTAGatgttttaatatttttagggaaaagatatattcatatttttgaaaaaaataaatcaaatttacacatatttattatattacttttaaatatattttttaaaatggaaaaaaatgagtgggtaaaaaattatgttttacAATATgatgattttaaaaatttaattttgaattctattgaaaataataaatttgatcaaccatgtttttattattatttatttattaataaatgcacacaaatttttaatatagatGTACTTGAGGATAACGATTTTTTACTTATGAAAAAATCCTTTTATGTACACGATGACAAGGATCTACTTAtcaaaattgaaaatgtcAAGAAGTATTTCAACCATTCTCTAATTAACCAATTATTAATTGAATTGTTTAATTCTTTTGATAATGAACTTATGATTTATCTATTTTGTCTTttattagaaaatatatttcaatcATTTTCTGAATATGATGACATCTCCgatgtttttaaaatcgacaacataaatgataaaactACAGTTCCCAACAAAAATGATTCATCATCAGATATAATATTAGAATCATCAAATAATAGTGTTATACATAATTCAAATCCTATTAACTtgcaaaatgaaaataaaaaggatataCTAGTTCATATGAAAGAACCTACATTGCCAAATCatgaaaatttagaaatatttaaatttttaaaagatgaaatatttttatgtgaTAGTAaccataaattttataaaataaatatggaatatataaaagaaaaagataaagatacatttaactttttacaaaaattaaattttattccttctgtttgtttatttgaaaatagaAGCTTATCGATAACTCCAAACAatcacatatataattttgaacaaaataataaaaacgcAGATATTATGTCTTCTTTACTTTACTTCTTCTTATTTGATATGAGAAGCTTTAGAGAAAATCAAACAAATCAAAACAGTCAAAATAGCCCCATATACACACCCCAAGATTCAGTatcgaaaaaaagaaaaaccaCAAACAAATATGGAACTTTGGGAAgtctaaaaaataaaaaagctaAAAAGAATAGCCACACACTTAAACTAAAATGTGATAAAAATGCCATTTTCGAAAGCGACAGCGATAATATGAGTGACAATAGCGACGATAGCGACAGAAGTAGTAGTGCTTACCATGATGATGAATATCATGAAGAGCAAGAAAATATCAACATTGATAaaattgatataaataaaaaggaaactaatgatacaaaaaaagatatttttattatcaacgAGTTATTATCATTACTTAGTAGAGAAATTGATATATTCGTAAAAATGACAATCATAAAAACTGTATTAAagttaattatatttttaaataacgATGAAATAGCCAAATGCTTGcacaataaaataacaagAGAATACCATAACATCAAAAGCAGCACAAACACAATGGTCAAAAAGGGAATGGCTAGCCTGGTTCAAGTGTATGATAAAGTATACAAAAATTTCCcccccaaaaaaaaataa
- a CDS encoding DnaJ protein, putative, which translates to MENQTKENNLNGESDKHDEERKENPVSNDEGDNINDSQLDELFEDFLKDVESITSNQNAPKETNKLKKEDAEKEINRILSNKNSSPFEILGIHQNINLDIIKNRYRQLSILIHPDKCKLEKANEAFHILNTAYEDLKRDDIKEQYKSVYEVAKKNIVKKLNLKKKKNDINEYLNIEEEEYEITKEIQQLINEECEVLLKQQKEKFEYAQKCKLANLKYVQEKEEEKLREELKKEEEQKLWAERRDERVNSWKSYKNENIKNEKEFHLYKNISKRKEERTEEELEQIKKMSIKSNMDNHTYKKRRKN; encoded by the coding sequence ATGGAGAATCAAACAAAGGAAAATAACCTAAATGGAGAAAGTGATAAACATGATGaagaaagaaaagaaaaccCTGTTTCTAATGATGAGGGGGACAATATTAATGACTCTCAGCTCGATGAATTATTTGAAGactttttaaaagatgTTGAAAGCATTACATCAAATCAAAATGCCCCCAAGGAAACAAATAAGCTAAAAAAGGAAGATGCtgaaaaggaaataaatagAATATTATCTAATAAGAATAGTTCACCATTTGAAATACTTGGAATacatcaaaatataaatcttgatattataaaaaatagatataGACAATTATCAATTCTTATTCACCCCGATAAATGTAAACTTGAAAAGGCAAATGAAGcgtttcatattttaaatacagCATATGAAGATTTAAAGAGAGATGATATTAAAGAACAATATAAAAGTGTTTATGAagttgcaaaaaaaaatattgtaaaaaaattaaatttaaaaaaaaagaaaaatgatataaatgaatatctaaatatagaagaagaagaataTGAAATTACTAAAGAAATACAACAATTAATCAATGAAGAATGTGAAGTTTTACTCAAAcaacaaaaagaaaaatttgaatatgCTCAAAAATGTAAACTAGCTAATTTGAAATATGTTcaagaaaaagaagaagaaaaattaagagAAGAACTTAAAAAAGAAGAGGAACAAAAATTATGGGCAGAAAGACGTGATGAAAGAGTAAACAGTTGGAAAagctataaaaatgaaaatataaaaaatgaaaaagaatttcatttatataaaaatattagtaaaagaaaagaagaACGAACAGAAGAAGAACTCGagcaaattaaaaaaatgtctataaaaagtaatatGGACAACCATACATATAAGAAGCGAAGGAAAAACTGA
- a CDS encoding ATP-dependent RNA helicase DBP6, putative — translation MFHSAVLNNKYSCNKFKNILLIFHVNFKHFIFSNVEKKHIHNVSKANSIFYENKNKILKGYTHKNISYSRIYNSNNEQSNTNRDAVQDEINESINQKEKDNETLTWNNQSNESNITEQDKYNQKPDNGSKHVSIEEASEIDKDIRKSLIEVFKYKHFTDVQKIIYENVIKERKKNDLLIQAKTGTGKTISYLLLVIDDIIKNRIMSVHTLIIVPTRELANQIYNEAKLLLTFKNNINVLTLVGGVKRREDQINIRRVKPDIIICTVGRLLDHFECTYLFNTLFENLKMLIIDEADQLLSHGYQNDIDRILTYLPQKKRNILLSATLCHNIDEIRKKMCKPDYIFLNCIKDISKHTNDQLKQYVIFHKSIDTTIILYNLLVEHMRLNKFNYKILVFFPTARATSFYANLFKNQLKISVYEIHRKKEPIYRQITSNRFALESVGILFTSDISARGVNYPNVTLIIQINCAISREQYIHRVGRTARSNKEGISIILLNEADELFYQQIKDLNIQKLNPNEYILKNANVSNYLNTWMSNTQLLYLAYAYYSSLLRFYKTKHTILKLTDDEIIDTVNNSLLSTGLAEQPHISNQLAVTLNMQNNSKLKIRKDLDDLLL, via the coding sequence ATGTTCCATTCCGCTgttttgaataataaatatagttgcaacaaatttaagaatattttattaatttttcatgtCAATTTTAAACATTTCATCTTCTCTAATGTTgagaaaaaacatatacaCAATGTGAGTAAGGCTAAtagcatattttatgaaaataaaaacaaaatattaaaggGATACAcccataaaaatatatcatacaGTAGAATTTAcaatagtaataatgaaCAAAGTAATACGAATCGTGATGCAGTGCAAGATGAAATAAACGAAAGTATAaatcaaaaagaaaaagacaATGAAACATTAACATGGAATAATCAATCTAATGAATCTAACATCACAGAGCAAGATAAATACAACCAAAAACCAGATAATGGTAGCAAACATGTGTCAATAGAAGAAGCAAGCGAAATTGATAAAGATATAAGAAAAAGTTTAATAGaagtttttaaatataaacattttacagatgttcaaaaaataatatatgaaaatgtaataaaagagagaaaaaaaaatgatctTCTTATTCAAGCAAAAACAGGAACTGGAAAAActatatcatatttactTTTAGTAATtgatgatataataaaaaatagaattatGAGCGTCCATACACTTATAATAGTTCCAACTAGAGAACTGGCaaatcaaatttataatgaagcaaaattattattaacttttaaaaataatattaatgttTTGACATTAGTTGGGGGTGTAAAAAGACGAGAagatcaaataaatataagaagAGTTAAGCcagatattattatatgtactGTAGGAAGATTGCTAGATCATTTTGAAtgcacatatttatttaataccttatttgaaaatttaaaaatgctaATAATTGATGAAGCAGATCAATTATTAAGTCATGGATATCAAAATGATATAGATAGAATATTAACTTATTTgccacaaaaaaaaagaaatattcttttatcTGCAACATTATGCCATAATATTGATGaaatacgaaaaaaaatgtgtaaaccagattatatttttttaaattgtataaaaGATATTTCAAAACATACTAATGATCaattaaaacaatatgttatttttcataaatctATTGATACaactataattttatataatttattagttGAGCATATGAGATTAAATAAGTTTAATTATAAGATAttagttttttttccaaCTGCTCGAGCTACATCATTTTATGCtaatttattcaaaaatCAGTTAAAAATATCAGTTTATGAAATTCacagaaaaaaagaacCTATATATAGGCAAATAACATCAAATAGATTTGCATTAGAATCTGTTGGAATTTTGTTTACATCAGATATAAGTGCAAGGGGTGTTAACTATCCAAATGTTACATtaattattcaaataaattgtGCCATATCAAGAgaacaatatatacatcGAGTTGGACGTACAGCTAGAAGCAATAAGGAAGGCAttagtattattttattaaatgaagcagatgaattattttatcaacaaataaaagatttaaatatacaaaaattaaaccCAAATGAGTATATCCTAAAAAATGCTAATGTATCAAATTATCTAAACACTTGGATGTCAAATACAcagttattatatttagcttatgcatattattcatCCTTATTGCGATTTTACAAAACAAAACATACTATACTTAAATTAACTGATGATGAAATCATTGATACAGTTAATAATTCTCTTCTTTCGACTGGCTTAGCTGAACAACCACATATTTCAAACCAATTGGCTGTAACattaaatatgcaaaataatTCGAAGCTTAAAATAAGAAAGGATTTGGATGATTTGCTGTtgtag
- a CDS encoding DNA-directed RNA polymerase subunit alpha, putative — MLLLLFLLFITTCNYSSYSLIPGGKRLSFLPIHSGHSRHNYTRNKNRHFRPYYKNEKRKSRSSGNRNIYNLVWLDSENKDDRENEWLNNKNSSNKDGITNGSDIINDDDIENDITDNKTASNNFHRFNALYEGDGDTEEDNITSEDSNVADENDDKLLDIEELNNDDRKIIESESKVVDGHRYNVYDNEMIKKDSMEIDMDKADKIDREKSGLPPYVYESGNVFDDKPMDYEPEVYDFNTYNKYFDELCKEKKPIIDSYQLDKDLLDDTYFDAKKGGPKTFGFKFKQIQPVKYHQGRAYTYFFMHSHEVELSPIFLNAFRRVAIKHLKGGRATALRIPGMKHEYYCIVGVRENFFDLSQNLRQITFKNVPENADMNNYITGKFRIKGPMIVVAGHMQLPKNIEIINKNQYICYVAAGSYLEMDVKIESIEEYVMPEYGSQSRNRDICKDNFIHFCSSCTPVEHFGFTGQRRGINLDVLGEINIVEMHTDGSITPKTALLKTIDYMSENFQYMENALHNNCHSCEDGSLEEEFRNPEFYMDKERYTDVPWNKYKSTLEEVEETKSWLYRKDVHRQYNIDPESAQSKQEREILWQKKKKLQMQINKRREQIKKGPTTEEGEIIPDDERHDCLLDWPIDKSERNMNPPRWVIERPLDKTPHIGHEEIYDEGI; from the exons atgctaTTATTGTTGTTTCTTCTGTTTATTACGACTTGTAATTATTCGTCTTATTCCTTAATTCCGGGGGGTAAAAGGCTATCGTTTTTGCCTATCCACAGTGGTCATTCGCGAc atAATTATACGAGAAATAAGAATAGGCATTTTAGAccttattataaaaatgaaaagcgAAAATCGCGAAGTTCCGGGaatagaaatatttataatttagtTTGGCTAGACAGCGAAAATAAGGATGATAGAGAAAATGAATggttaaataataaaaatagttctAACAAAGATGGCATAACCAATGGTAGtgatattataaatgatgatgatattgaaaatgatatcactgataataaaactgcatcaaataattttcatcgATTCAACGCTTTGTATGAAGGTGATGGCGACACTGAAGAAGATAATATAACTAGCGAAGATTCAAATGTAGCGGACGAAAATGATGACAAATTACTTGATATagaagaattaaataatgatgatagaaaaataatagaatcAGAAAGTAAAGTAGTAGATGGGCATAGGTACAATGTGTATGATAatgaaatgataaaaaaggatTCAATGGAAATAGATATGGATAAAGCTGATAAAATAGATAGAGAAAAAAGTGGATTGCCTccatatgtatatgaaaGTGGAAATGTATTTGATGATAAGCCTATGGATTATGAACCAGAAGTATATGattttaatacatataataaatattttgatgaaTTATGCAAAGAAAAAAAGCCAATAATTGATTCGTACCAATTAGATAAAGATTTATTAGATGACACATATTTTGATGCAAAGAAAGGAGGTCCTAAAACATTTggatttaaatttaaacaaattCAACCAGTAAAATATCATCAAGGAAGagcatatacatatttctttatgCATTCACACGAAGTTGAATTATctcctatttttttaaatgcttTTCGAAGAGTTGCAATAAAGCATTTAAAAGGTGGTAGAGCTACCGCTTTAAGAATACCTGGCATGAAACatgaatattattgtaTAGTTGGTGTTCgagaaaatttttttgatttatcacaaaatttaagacaaataacatttaaaaatgtccCAGAAAATGCAgatatgaataattatataactgGGAAATTTCGAATAAAAGGGCCAATGATAGTTGTAGCAGGTCATATGCAATtaccaaaaaatattgaaattattaataaaaatcaatatatatgttatgtTGCTGCCGGAAGTTATTTAGAAATGGATGTCAAGATAGAAAGTATAGAAGAATATGTAATGCCAGAATATGGATCTCAATCACGAAATAGAGATATATGTAAAGATAATTTTATTCACTTTTGTAGTAGTTGTACACCTGTAGAACATTTTGGTTTTACTGGGCAAAGAAGAGGAATTAATTTGGATGTTTTAGGTGAAATTAACATTGTTGAAATGCATACCGATGGATCAATAACTCCAAAAACAGCACTTTTAAAAACTATTGATTATATGTCAgaaaattttcaatatatggaaaatgCTTTGCATAATAATTGCCATTCATGCGAAGATGGATCATTAGAAGAAGAATTCCGAAATCCTGAATTTTATATGGATAAAGAAAGATATACCGATGTGCCATGGAATAAGTATAAAAGTACTTTAGAAGAAGTTGAAGAAACAAAAAGTTGGTTATATAGAAAAGACGTGCATAGgcaatataatattgatcCAGAAAGTGCACAATCGAAACAAGAAAGAGAAATTTTATggcaaaagaaaaaaaaattgcaaaTGCAAATTAATAAGAGAAGAGagcaaattaaaaaaggtCCTACTACAGAAGAAGGAGAAATTATACCAGATGATGAAAGACATGATTGTTTGTTAGATTGGCCCATAGACAAATCCGAGAGAAATATGAATCCACCAAGATGGGTCATAGAAAGGCCGCTCGATAAGACACCCCATATAGGTCACGAGGAAATTTACGACGAAGGAATTTGA